A genomic region of Hydrogenovibrio crunogenus contains the following coding sequences:
- a CDS encoding Hpt domain-containing protein, with protein sequence MSDPVDTENLSQLKALIGEDLKDILQTFLDIAPETLKGIKAAIDEEDPEALRHQAHTLKGSSANIGATTLPDLCLALETKGREGITQGQESLLKQVEDETDKVIRFLQHSINHFSQL encoded by the coding sequence ATGTCTGATCCGGTTGATACAGAGAATTTAAGTCAGTTAAAAGCACTGATTGGAGAAGATTTAAAAGATATTTTACAAACCTTTTTGGATATTGCACCCGAGACGTTAAAGGGTATTAAAGCCGCTATTGATGAAGAAGACCCGGAGGCTTTAAGGCATCAAGCGCACACATTAAAAGGTAGCTCGGCGAATATTGGGGCGACCACATTGCCTGATTTATGCTTGGCGCTTGAAACCAAAGGAAGAGAAGGCATTACTCAAGGACAAGAGAGTCTGTTAAAACAAGTGGAAGACGAAACCGACAAAGTGATTCGTTTTTTACAGCATTCAATCAACCATTTTAGCCAACTGTAG